A window of Solea senegalensis isolate Sse05_10M linkage group LG20, IFAPA_SoseM_1, whole genome shotgun sequence contains these coding sequences:
- the prcc gene encoding proline-rich protein PRCC: MSLVAYGSSDDSDTEETSRSAAPESKFSSGGLFSRLPAPKKTGAGGRKHDGPGKETKISHSTAVDSASNDDLDLKTSRGGFLSSLPKPKKRTDPVRITVPQIQRQDSDSDDDEPAKKKLPPQGAGSGLSALLPKPRNLTMKETARVLIPHTLTKRQEPKGPKPGTPAQSGLGSSASPSAIKAAAKSAALQLAKQIAADDQDNEEDITPQNYFSLGESSPPLPATLPSLDPEPRAPAEPLSITAADEPGLSDAPLDFGGNQEGAGAWGGQLSQYQQPMTGPEALPQEYYEESYYQDPNPELSEEAEEPGQSAMFDDEAFMRLQGKRNRGKEEVKFLEIKGDDQLSGNQQWMTKSMTEEKQTRQSFSKKRGEQPTGQQRRKHQITYLIHQAKERELELKNNWAENKITRRQTQAKYGF, from the exons ATGTCTTTAGTCGCGTATGGCAGCAGTGACGATAGCGACACCGAGGAAACATCCCGCTCTGCTGCACCGGAGAGCAAATTCAGCTCTGGAGGACTTTTCTCACGCCTACCTGCTCCCAAAAAGACAGGAGCTGGGGGCAGAAAACACGATGGACCAGGCAAGGAGACTAAAATAAGCCATTCAACAGCGGTAGACAGCGCGTCCAACGACGATCTCGATCTTAAAACATCTAGAGGAGGGTTTTTGTCAAGTCTGCCCAAGCCGAAAAAGCGAACAGATCCTGTCAGGATCACTGTACCACAGATCCAGAGACAGGAT TCAGACTCCGATGACGATGAACCAGCAAAGAAGAAATTACCACCCCAG GGTGCAGGTTCAGGTCTGTCTGCCCTTCTACCAAAACCCAGGAACCTGACAATGAAGGAGACTGCCAGGGTCCTGattcctcacacactcaccaaacGGCAAGAACCTAAAGGACCCAAGCCTGGAACACCTGCTCAGTCTGGGCTTGGTTCTAGTGCATCTCCCTCTGCTATCAAAGCTGCAGCAAAATCAGCTGCTCTGCAGCTGGCTAAACAAATAGCTGCTGATGACCAAGATAATGAGGAGGACATAACCCCACAGAACTACTTCTCCCTAGGTGAAAGCTCCCCGCCCCTTCCTGCAACACTCCCAAGCTTAGATCCTGAGCCGAGAGCCCCTGCTGAGCCTCTTTCTATCACAGCTGCTGATGAGCCTGGTCTGTCTGACGCTCCCCTTGATTTTGGGGGCAACCAAGAGGGAGCTGGAGCATGGGGTGGTCAATTGTCTCAGTATCAGCAGCCCATGACGGGCCCAGAGGCTTTACCTCAG GAATATTATGAGGAGTCATATTATCAAGATCCTAACCCAGAATTGTCAGAGGAGGCTGAAGAACCTGGCCAATCTGCCATGTTTGATGATGAAGCG TTCATGCGGCTGCAAGGGAAAAGGAACAGAGGCAAAGAGGAAGTCAAGTTTCTGGAGATCAAGGGCGATGACCAGCTGAGTGGTAACCAGCAGTGGATGACAAAGAGCATGACGGAGGAGAAGCAGACCCGCCAGTCCTTCAGCAAG AAAAGGGGAGAACAGCCTACAGGACAACAGCGGCGCAAGCACCAGATAACATATCTCATTCATCAG GCCAAGGAACGTGAGCTGGAGCTGAAGAATAATTGGGCGGAAAACAAGATAACTCGCCGGCAGACCCAGGCCAAATATGGTTTCTGA
- the LOC122786646 gene encoding hepatoma-derived growth factor-like: MPRTNRQKEYKPGDLVFAKMKGYPHWPARIDELPEGAVKSTSNKLRVFFFGTHETAFLSAKDLFSYDEYKEKFGKQNKRKGFAEGLWEIENNPTVTHEDYESSKKDNASEGAGDTAGSEKADAEGSSDEDEGALVIDEKNERGGTKRKAEESTEASPKRLKDTGAEADSKADNNKSNTDAKVNDVAGPKAVALSSESESKPEAQENAPAGGQLTADKPVTDSA; the protein is encoded by the exons ATGCCCAGGACTAACAGGCAAAAGGAATACAAACCTGGTGATCTTGTGTTTGCTAAAATGAAGGGCTATCCACACTGGCCTGCGAGG aTTGACGAGTTACCTGAAGGAGCAGTTAAGTCGACCTCTAACAAACTCCGGGTGTTCTTTTTTGGAACACACGAAAC GGCATTCCTGAGTGCCAAGGATTTGTTCTCCTATGATGAATATAAGGAGAAGTTTGGGAAACAGAACAAGAGGAAAGGCTTTGCTGAGGGACTGTGGGAGATTGAGAACAACCCCACTGTGACACATGAAGACTATGAG TCATCAAAGAAGGACAATGCTTCAGAAGGAGCAGGGGATACTGCTGGTTCAGAGAAAGCTGATGCAGAGGGCAGCAGTGATGAGGATGAAGGGGCCCTGGTCATCGACGAGAAGAACGAGAGGGGTGGCACCAAACGAAAAGCAGAGGAGTCCACAGAG GCATCTCCGAAGCGGCTGAAAGATACAGGAGCAGAAGCTGACTCTAAAGCAGACAACAATAAGTCTAACACAGACGCCAAGGTCAATGATGTGGCCGGACCCAAGGCAGTTGCTCTCTCTTCAGAGAGCGAGTCAAAACCAGAGGCCCAGGAAAATGCCCCAGCTGGAGGCCAACTAACAGCAGATAAG CCTGTGACAGATAGTGCTTAA